A genomic window from Pseudonocardia broussonetiae includes:
- a CDS encoding VWA domain-containing protein — protein MVATPRTPDVDASALLLDAGGRVRSDADLVFYNQPEHATGAVRHTGKATAGDTLSVDLGRVEDAVDRIVLAASADGGTFGDVPGLLLRLTDADGGGVVAEFAMTASTETAFVGGELYRRGGAWKFRAVGQGYASGLAGLATDYGITVDDEPVATPAPEAGAGLPIDVRKRLDLRKRQVAVSLEKRGARGVAARVVLALDASGSMSRLYRDGVVGRVVERMAAVAAALDDDGTMQAWTFATNPARLPDLVVDDLPEWIRLHARVGEFRIRKRPPRDLEPGQVDMAAVGGSNDEPKVIAQIRAFVRAAPVAVPTLVLFFSDGGVTRNREIERELRDAVPEPVFWQFVGLGRRNRYGVLEKLDTMTGRRVDNVGFFAVDDIDDLPDADLYDRLLAEFPSWITDARAAGVLRR, from the coding sequence CTGGTCGCCACGCCCCGGACTCCCGACGTCGACGCGTCGGCCCTGCTGCTCGACGCCGGCGGCCGCGTCCGGTCCGACGCCGACCTCGTGTTCTACAACCAGCCCGAGCACGCGACGGGGGCCGTGCGCCACACCGGGAAGGCGACGGCCGGCGACACGCTGAGCGTCGACCTCGGACGGGTCGAGGACGCCGTCGACCGCATCGTGCTCGCCGCGTCGGCCGACGGCGGCACGTTCGGCGACGTCCCGGGCCTGCTGCTGCGGCTCACCGACGCCGACGGGGGCGGCGTCGTCGCCGAGTTCGCCATGACGGCGTCGACGGAGACCGCGTTCGTCGGCGGTGAGCTCTACCGGCGGGGCGGAGCGTGGAAGTTCCGGGCGGTGGGTCAGGGCTACGCCTCCGGGCTGGCCGGGCTGGCCACCGACTACGGGATCACGGTCGACGACGAGCCGGTGGCGACGCCCGCCCCGGAGGCCGGCGCCGGCCTGCCGATCGACGTGCGGAAGCGGCTTGACCTGCGCAAGCGCCAGGTCGCGGTGTCGCTGGAGAAGCGGGGTGCCCGCGGGGTCGCGGCCCGGGTGGTGCTGGCGCTCGACGCGTCGGGCTCCATGAGCCGGCTCTACCGCGACGGCGTCGTGGGCCGGGTCGTGGAGCGCATGGCCGCCGTCGCCGCCGCCCTCGACGACGACGGCACGATGCAGGCCTGGACGTTCGCCACGAACCCGGCCCGCCTGCCCGACCTCGTCGTGGACGACCTGCCCGAGTGGATCCGGCTGCACGCGCGGGTCGGGGAGTTCCGGATCCGCAAGCGGCCGCCGCGGGACCTCGAGCCGGGCCAGGTCGACATGGCCGCGGTCGGCGGGTCCAACGACGAGCCGAAGGTGATCGCGCAGATCCGGGCCTTCGTGCGGGCGGCGCCCGTCGCGGTCCCGACGCTCGTCCTGTTCTTCTCCGACGGCGGCGTCACCCGCAACCGCGAGATCGAGCGCGAACTCCGCGACGCCGTCCCGGAGCCGGTGTTCTGGCAGTTCGTCGGGCTCGGCCGCCGCAACCGGTACGGCGTGCTGGAGAAGCTGGACACGATGACCGGCAGGCGCGTCGACAACGTCGGCTTCTTCGCCGTCGACGACATCGACGACCTGCCCGACGCCGACCTCTACGACCGGCTGCTCGCCGAGTTCCCGTCCTGGATCACCGACGCCCGGGCGGCCGGTGTGCTGCGTCGCTGA
- a CDS encoding GNAT family N-acetyltransferase: MDPVEINAGAWYLRVPRADDRMDDRHAVLASCSDPEITRWRHRPPPDPAEADAYVRRRLRDWARDERYTWAVCEPTTGEMLGEVSLDRVDLPMAQAEAACWALPAARRRGMTTTALGAVLRFGFAGLGLHRVTYMWAAGNTASGRVAEKCGFRTEGRMRDAWVVDGERHDVIVTGLLATDR; this comes from the coding sequence ATGGACCCCGTCGAGATCAACGCCGGCGCCTGGTACCTGCGGGTGCCCCGCGCCGACGACCGCATGGACGACCGCCACGCCGTCCTCGCCTCGTGCTCCGACCCCGAGATCACGCGCTGGCGCCACCGCCCGCCGCCCGACCCGGCCGAGGCCGACGCCTACGTCCGGCGCCGCCTGCGCGACTGGGCCCGCGACGAGCGCTACACGTGGGCGGTCTGCGAGCCGACCACCGGCGAGATGCTGGGCGAGGTCTCGCTCGACCGCGTCGACCTGCCGATGGCCCAGGCCGAGGCCGCCTGCTGGGCGCTGCCCGCGGCCCGGCGCCGCGGCATGACGACCACCGCGCTCGGCGCCGTCCTGCGCTTCGGCTTCGCCGGGCTCGGGCTGCACCGCGTCACCTACATGTGGGCGGCGGGCAACACCGCCTCCGGGCGGGTCGCGGAGAAGTGCGGGTTCCGCACCGAGGGCCGGATGCGCGACGCCTGGGTCGTCGACGGCGAGCGGCACGACGTGATCGTCACCGGCCTCCTGGCGACGGACCGTTGA